The sequence CGGCGTTTTCACGGCGGGATGGCCGAGGGCGGAGAGACAGTCGGCGCGCCACTGGTCGGCGGTGATGACGAGGATATTTCCGGGAAGGGACATGACGGTCCGGGCTCCGCACGCAACAGGGAAGGAAAGGGCCGGCGAACGGTCCCACCTTGTTCCGATCCGCTCAACAGAAAATTCCGTTACGGAAGTGGTGGTTGCCTCCGATCTCCTGCTACTCTCCGCCGCGATTGAATCCCGCCCCGTTTCCCGGACCCGACCTGATGAGCATCCTCGAATTCCTCGATCACGCCTTTTCGAAGGACTATGCCGAAGCCCGCGCCCGTTTCCTCGCCGCCGCCGAGCGCGAGGGCGCCGACATCACCACCTATCTGAACCCGAACAAGGGCCCGAACGGCGAGGAACTCGCCTGCGACGCCGCCTGGGTCGGGCCGAAGGATGCGAAGAAGGTTCTGGTGACGATCTCGGCGACGCATGGGGTCGAGGGCTTCTGCGGCTCCGGCGCGCAGATCGACTGGTTCCTCTCCGGCGCCCGTCAGGGCCTCGGCCCGGACATGGCGGCGCTGCATATCCACGCGCTGAACCCGTACGGCTTCGCCTGGCTCCGCCGCGTCACCGAGGAAGGCTGCGACCTCAACCGCAACTATGTCGACTTCACGAAGCCGGTGCCAGAGAACCCCGGGCATGACGAACTGGTCGATGCCCTCGTCCCGGCCGCGCTCGACGAGGCCACGCTGAAGAAGGCGTCGGAAAAGATCGCCGCATTCCGCGCGGCGCATGGCGAACAGGCTTTCCAGACCGCGCGCAAGGCCGGTCAGTACCGCCACGCCCACAGCATGTTCTTCGGCGGTTTCGGTCCGACCTGGTCACGCCAGACGCTGGAAAAGATCATCGAGGATTTCAAGCTGGACGACCGCTCCCTCGTCGCGGTGATCGACTATCACACCGGCCTCGGCCCGTTCGGCTATGGCGAGCCGATCTGCGCCCACCTGCCGGGGAGCCAGGGCATGCAGCGGGTGGTGGAGATGTACGGCGATTCCGTCGGCGTGCCGGAACTCGGCACCTCCTCCTCCATCCCGCTGCACGGAACCTCGCGCGAGCTCTGGAACGCCAAGCTCGGCGATGACTACACCTATGTCGCGCTGGAATACGGTACCTATAGCGGCGACCG comes from Nisaea sediminum and encodes:
- a CDS encoding M14 family metallopeptidase, with product MSILEFLDHAFSKDYAEARARFLAAAEREGADITTYLNPNKGPNGEELACDAAWVGPKDAKKVLVTISATHGVEGFCGSGAQIDWFLSGARQGLGPDMAALHIHALNPYGFAWLRRVTEEGCDLNRNYVDFTKPVPENPGHDELVDALVPAALDEATLKKASEKIAAFRAAHGEQAFQTARKAGQYRHAHSMFFGGFGPTWSRQTLEKIIEDFKLDDRSLVAVIDYHTGLGPFGYGEPICAHLPGSQGMQRVVEMYGDSVGVPELGTSSSIPLHGTSRELWNAKLGDDYTYVALEYGTYSGDRGLIALRQDHWLHNRGEVDWSDPETQRIKNQIRNHYSPQMDDWYEMVLWRSRQIIRQTMMGLEKFG